The nucleotide sequence CAAACTCAACGCGGCACTACCAGAGAGCGCCTTCTTCATGGCCAGCACATGGGGGCCTTGGGTTTGCACGTCCAAGACCACATTGCCGCGCCCTTCCAGCAAGTCTTTGTGCAGCAGGTCTTGCATCAGGGGGTTGATGCGCACGCCCGCCAAAGTTTGTTTGAGCGACACCGCATTGCCCGCAGCGTTGACCGACAGCGCGCCGTTGGCCGTGCCTTCGTACAGATTCATGCTCAGGGGTGCCACGTCTAGGCGGCCACCGCTGAGCTTGAGGGTGGCGTTGAGTTGGCTGAGCTTCAAGCCCGACACTTGCAAAGCCCCCACCCGCAGCACACCACCCACACGCGGACCTTTCAGGGCCGACAAATCCAAAGGTTCAGAGGCAGCGGCACTCGCCGCACCGCCAGATGCGCCACCAGAGGCACCACCCGCCGCTGCAGGTTTGGGCGGCAGGTAGGTGTCGATATTGAGCTGGTCCACACCCAGGTCAAACGCCAGCGCAAGCGGCGAAAACTGGGTCACGTTCACCTTGCTTTGCACCTTGCTGGCATCCACTTGGGTGTTGAGCGCAAGGTTGGCGGTTTGCTGTGCCAAGTTAGCGCTTAGAGATCCGCTCAGTGGCAAGCGCAGCTGCTTCATCGGCATGGCGGGGTGGGCAATGTCCAAGCTGCCGGTCAAGGTGGGCAAAGACACGGTTTGCGCAGTCATGTTGACTGCCACGGGGGAGCTGAGCTGCCCTTTTACCGTGGCCTCGCCCGACAGGGCGTCTAGCCCCAAATTCAAGCTGCCTACTTTGAAGCCCTGTGCATTGCCCTCTACGCCGCTCAGGGTGAGCAACACATCGGCCTTGCGGCCCACGCCGTTGAGGCTGGCGCGCAGCTTCACGGCTTCGCCGCTGGACTTGTCGGCGGCCACCACCAAGCGCGGCACATCCAGTGCCAAGTCAAACGCCTCTTTGTTGCTTTCGCCTTTCACGCTGAGCAGCAGGGATTGCACCTGTGCCGTTTTTTGGCCCGTGTCGGCCTGCACCCGGCCCGTGGACAAACTCAGGTTAGACACTGCGGTGCTGGTACCCGCTTTTTCATCGCGCCATGTGAACTGGGCGTTGCTCATGCGGATGGATGCCACATCCACCTGCAGTGGGCTGCGGGGTGTGTTGGCATCGGGTTTGGCAGGGTCATATGCGTGGTCGTGCTGGGTGTCGCCAAGCAGGTCGGAAATGCTCAGCGTGCCGTCTTTTTTCTTGACCACCGTCGCTTGCAAACCATTGAGTTCTAAGGCGCGCACTTCGACACGCTTGGAAAGCAATGGCATAAGCGCCACCGACACGCGGGCCGAGTCCAGCTTCATGAACTGCGCCGTGCTGTTGCGCTCAGTCAGGCTCACGCCGTCCAGTGCAATGCCCACATCGGGCCAGACGGATAACTGGGGTTTGCCCGCAATCACCAAGGTGCGTTGCTTGTCTTGCAGCATGGCACGGCTGAGTTCTGCCTTGACCTTGTCGCCATCAAACAGCGCATACAAAATCGCTACGGCCGCGGCTAGCAACACCAGCACAGCCGCGACACCAAGTCCTACCCAGCGCAATGCCTTCATGGGGCCACTCCTATCGAGTTGTTCTGTGCCACACCCCAGCGGTGTGCACGCGGCAACAAGCCTCAGGCATTCTAGGGGGGCTTTATGGCGCTCCACTGTGCTGGCGCGCACCCACGGTGGCCAAGCCTATGCCCAGCCCCGCGAACACCACCACGGCCAAAGCCAAGCCCGCTACACCCAGCTGCGCAATGAGCGCTGCAAACAAGGGCGGGCCCAAGGTAGAGCCTAAATTGCCCATTTGCGCTACCGCCCCGTTGGCGCGCGACTGCACCAAAGGCTCATGGCTCAAAAAAGGAATCAAGGCAAACGCTGAGCCCCCCGCGAGGCCCGCCATCAACATCAAGGCCATGGCAAACGGCGCAATGCTGAACCCCACCGCGCTGGCCAGCCACAGTGCCAGTGCCGACGCCCCCACAGCGCCCAAAGCCACACGCACCAAAACCAAGGGCGAGAGCCACAGCTGTGCCAACCAGCCCGCACAAAAATTGCCGGCAATGCTCATGAGCGGCAGCACCACCGCCAGCCACCCACGGTCAGCCCCGGCCAATTGCGGCAAAAAGGTCAGCAAGGCCACCGCCATGATGGTGTAACAGCTAAAGCACAGGCCCGGTAAGGCGGTGGCCCATTGCGTGTAAATCTGCACATGCTGGCGTGGCACGGCAGAAGGGTGGTGCCACTGGCGCACGCGCCCCAAGGGATCAGCGGGTACCAAGGCATAGGCCGCCAGCGCCATGAGCGCCATGCCCCCCGCATGCAGCCGCAAGAAACCGGGCAGCCCAAACTGGGCCAAGGCTGCAGCACCCACGGCTGCGGTGAGGGCAAAGGCCACACCCACAAAGGTGCTCCATAAGCCCATGGCAATGGAGCGGTGGCGCGGCGCACAGCTCTGCGCAATGAGCGTGGGCGCGCTCACCACCACCGCCAAGTGCGAAGCCCCTTCAAGCACACGCGTCGCCCAAAACCACCCATAGGGCGGCAACCACGATTGCACCAAGGCCAGCACCGCGCCCAAGCACAAACCTCCCAGCAGCAAACGCTTGTAGCCAATAGCATGGGCATACAAGCCCACCGTCACCCCCGCCACCAGCCCCACCATGCCCACGGTGGACAAGACCAACCCCATCTGTGCAGGACTGACCGCGTACCACTCGCGCAGCGGGCTAAAGGCAAACGAAATTTTGGCGAACTGAATGGCGGCAAAAATGCCGCACAGCCACAGCACCAAGATGCGTGGCCAATGGGTAGTGTTGGAATGGGGCATGGGCCGATGATCATAGGTGACTAAGCACCCGTACTCTTGAAAACGCATGGTGGTGAGCCGCGACAACTACGGGCACAATCCCCCCAATTGCAACCGTACACCGAGGTGCTGATGTTTGCTGCTTACGAGGTAGGCTCCTTTGCCATCGCCATCCTGGGGCTGGCATTCGCCGCGGTTTGGCTGAATGACCGAACCAACCGTGCTGCGCTGTACTGGTGCGTTGCGCACTTCTCGCTGGCGGCGTCCTCGTTCACTGGATTTCGGTACCAAGAAACCCAAAACCTGGGGTGGGTGGCCATCTCTACGGTGGGGACGATTGTGTTTTTGGTGTTCTTGTGGGCCGCCAACGCTGCCTTACGACAACAAGACACCACGCCCAAACAGTGGGCTCTCCATGGGCTGGCAATCACCTTGGGCTTGCTCTTGGCCTGGCTGCTTGGCGGACAGCCGTGGGGGCGCCTGTACGTGTTTTGCCTGTTGGTGTGGTCCTACGGTTACTCCGCCTACCTCTTTTTCTGGCAGCTCAAGATGCCCTGGGTTGCGGGTGCTTTTGCCATTCGCTGCCTGACCTACTTACCCAAGCTCGAAAACTTTGCGCCGTTTGCAGACCTGCCCATAGCCTCATGGGCCACGGTGTTGGGATGGCTCAGCAGTGTGTACTTGGGCACCGTGCTGATCCATGCAGCGGTGCAGCAATCGAGCCGGCGCTTAAACCAAGCGCTAAGGCATCTGCCACACGCCATCGTTGCCCAAAGAGCGGACAACTCTGTGGTGTTTTGCAATGAAGCTTTCTTGCGCTTGGCTAAGGCACCCCATATTCAGCAATTAAAAAACCACATGGACAACAACCCATGGGCGCTGCAGCTGATGCAATTGATTCAGTTCACCGCCACGCCTGTTCCCATGGGTAACACGCTCATCCGTGAGATCGAACTGTGTCCGCCTGAGGGCACCAGCTTCCCCGCCGAAATCACCTTTTCACACTTTGATGACTTTGGCAGCGCCGTGCGCATCACCCAAATCAGGGACTTGAGTGAGCGCAAAAACGCGGAGAACGCGCGCATCCGGCAGCTCACGACCGACGATCTCACGGGCTTGCCCAATCGCAATTACCTAGAGCAGCAGCTGCAAACTTCGCTCCATCTTTGCAAGGAAAACGGTGGCCAGTACGCCCTTCTGCTCATCGATGTGGACCACTTCAAACAACTCAACGATGCCTTTGGACATCGCCAAGGGGACGTGGTACTCAAGACCTTGGCGCAGCAGTTGCTGGCCCAATGCACCACTGACGAATTGCTGGTGCGCCTCGGCGGTGATGAGTTTGCTCTGCTCACGCAGGCAAGCTTGGCAACGGACCCACACAGCACGTGGGACAGCAGGGCACAAGCCCTGTGCCAAGCGCTCGTCCAGTCTGTTGACCAAGGCGATCTGAGCTTTCGCTTGGGCGTAAGCATTGGCGTAACCACGGTCAGTGCCACCAGCACCAGTGCACAAGACCTGCTGCAACAAGCGGAACTTGCCATGTACGAGGCAAAGAAACGGGGGCGCGGTTCGCACGTCTTTTTTGATGCCACCATGAACGACGCTTTGACCGACGCGCTGCGCCTAGAGGGGGCCTTGCACCAAGCAGTTCCCCAGGGCGAGTTGACATTGCATTACCAGCCCATCGTGGTGGCGGGCACTGCCAAGCTGCATAAGCTTGAGGCCTTGTTGCGCTGGACGAGTGCAAGCCTTGGACCTGTAAGCCCTGCGCGGTTTATTCCCATGGCCGAGCAAAGCACCTTGATTGTGGAGCTGGGCAACTGGGTCATCCACGAAGCCATGCGCCAACGCGCCGCTTGGCAGCAGCAAACCGCTCACCCGCCCATCATCAGCATCAACGTGTCGGCCCGCCAGTTTGCCCAAGAAAACTTTGTGCCCATGCTCCTGGCTGCCACCCAGCACCATGGCGTGCAGCCCAGCGCCTTTGAGCTGGAGCTCACCGAATACACCTTGGTGGCAGACAACCCGGCGATTGCTTTGCACCTGCAGGCTTTGCGTGCGTGTGGGTTCTCCATCTCCTTGGACGACTTTGGCACCGGCTACTCGTCCCTGAGCTATCTGGCGCGCTTCAACCTGCACACGATCAAAATCGACCGCAGCTTCATCACCAACCTGGAAACCGATGCACGCAGCCAGGCCTTGGTCAAAGCCATCATCGCCATGGGGCACAGCTTGGGCTTGGCCGTGGTGGCAGAAGGTGTCGAAACGCCCGCACAGCAAGCGTTCTTGGTCGCGGAACAGTGCGATTACCTGCAGGGCTACCTATTCGGCCGCCCTGCCCCTGCCTCTACTTTCTTGGAGGAACACTCTTGATGTCGATAGGTTCACTGCTCAGGTTTGCCGCCCTCGCCGCCATGGTCGTCGGCACCCCAGTGGCTGGGTCAGCGGAGAAGACGCCTGCCTCGCTCGCCCAGCGTTTTGCGGGGCATTTCAAAATTGGGGCGGCGGTGGAGCCTTGGCAGCTCACCGGCTCGGAAGCGCCGCTGCTGGCGCAGCAATTCAACAGCCTGACGGCCGAGAATGTGATGAAGCCCTCGCGCCTGCAGCCCAATGAAGGCGAATTCACCTTTGCCAAGGCCGACGCCATCGTCGCCTATGCCAAAGCCAAAGGCATGGCCGTGCGTGGCCACACCCTGCTGTGGCACCAGCGCACGCCCGACTGGTTTTGGAAAGACGCGAGCGGCGAGCCGGCCACCCGTGAGCTGGTGTTGGCACGCCTGCAATCGCACATTGCCACTGTGGTGGGCCGCTACAAGAGCACCATTGGTGTGTGGGATGTGGTGAACGAAGTGGTTGACCCCAGCCAACCCGGTTGCCTGCGCGACAACGCGTGGCTGCGTGTGGTGGGGCCTGACTATGTGGACTGGGCCTTCAGGTACGCACATGACGCAGACCCCAAGGCCAAACTGTTCATCAACGACTTTGCCACCACCCGCCACGACAAGCGCGCCTGCTTGGTCCAGGTGGTGCAAGGCCTCTTGGACCGTGGCGTGCCGGTGCACGGCGTGGGCCACCAAATGCATGTGTCGGTGTACGAGCCCACTGCACAAGAGGTTGACGAGACCCTCAGCACCTTTGCCCACATGGGTTTGGGCAACCAAATCACCGAGCTGGACATGAGCCTGTACCCCCGGCGCGCCTATCTGCTAGACGACACCATCGCCAACTTGCTGGAGCTACAGGCCCAGCGCTATGCCGAGCTGATGCAGGTGTTCTTGGCCCACCCTGAAATTGACAGCGTCACCTTTTGGGGCATCTCGGACGACCATACCCACCTGACCCAAGGACTGGAATGGTGGCGCCGCGAGAAGCCTCTGCTCTTTGACGACGAGCAAGAACCCAAAGCCGCCTTCTGGGAAGTGCTCAAGCTCGTGCCCTGAACCGCACTCAGCGCTGCTTGCCTGGGGTGCAGATGGCATCTGCCGGCACTTGCATAGATTGTTGAAGACTTGGTTTGCTTGGGTTTTGAACACCCACTCCCCCAGCCCCTCGCCCCGTCGGCGAGGGGAGCCTTTGAACTGCCGATTGGGTGGTTTTTCTCCGGCAAAAGGGCTACCCAAGCACCGTAGCCAACAGGGGTGGTCCACCACGGCCAGTGCATGCGGTTGTAGGGCCTCGGATGGGTGTGTGCGCCCCCACTGGCGTGCTTCGCCGCCAGCGTTGGCAAGCCAAAGTGCAGGAAGTACCTACAACAGCCTCGCACGCGCCGTGGCCAACCAACCCGTCGGCAACGCCACCCCTGTAGACGCGCATCCGGCGACCAATGCCCAAATTGGCAGTTCAAGGCTCCCCTCGCCGACGGGGCGAGGGGTTGGGGGAGTGGGTGTTAAAGAAACGCCCCCCGACCAACCCCACAAGCAGGCCGCAAAAAACAATAGCCCCCGCGCCGCACGCCTCCAAAAGCGAGGACAATCGCGCTTTGGCCGTTCGGCTTTTGCTGGCAAAAACAGTGCAAAAGCCGGCCAACGGACCGTATAACGCTATACATTGAGTAGCTACCCACGCTTATTGCATGGGCGCTACAGCCCTATTTGCATGGAAATTTCTTATCTACCGAATGGTTTGTGGTTCGATCCACGCTCTTTGCAAAAGCTGGTGCCCGATGGCTACTGGACGCGCGGGCTAGGGCTGTACCGCAACCAAAAAGTACTGTCGATCGAGATTGACCCCGACGCGGGCCACTGGATCGTGCAAGGCGAGGTGCAAGGCACTGAGGCTGAGCCCTACGAGGTCCATGTAGAAACCGCCCTCACCCCCGACAACCGCATCGCCTTTTGGGACTGCGAATGCAGCTGCGCCGTGGGCAGCGACTGCAAACACGGCGTGGCCCTCATGCTCAAGGCCGCTTACCACGGCCTGCAGGTGCTCAGCGAAGACGGCGGCGAGTTGCAACCCCGCGCGCAAGGCCTGCGCCACGGCCCCAGCCCCGAAGAGCTAGAAGCCAGCCGCCAAGCAGCCCAAGCCCGCGCCGATGAGGCCACCCGCCGCTTGGCCGAAGAAAAACTCATGGGCTGGCTAGACGCGCTGGACCAAGCTGGCGGTGCCGTCCCTGCCAACGCCCCCGTGCCCAGCGATGCGCGTGCGCGCGACAACATCAAACCCGAGCAGTACCTGTACCTGCTCACCATCCAAGGGGCGCAAACCCTGCGCCCCGTGCTCTACCTCGAGGCGGTGGTGGCCTACCCCAAAGTGACGGGCGGCTGGTCCAAGCCCAAGGCCATCAAAACCGCACCCTCCCCCGGGCAAGTGGTCTACGACCGGGCGACCGACAACGACAAACAGGTGTTGCAGTTGCTGCGCGCCATGCCAGACGCCAATAACTACCGCTTTGGCTACACCTACTCGGCCCAGGCTGCGCTGCAAGGCACAGTGGGTGAAATCGCGCTCACCCTGGCGGCCAGCACGGGGCGCTTGTTTATGGACGACGGCAAAGGCAGCGCGGGCACCCAGGTGCAAATGGGCCCGGTGCAAGAGCTGCTATGGCACTGGCAAGAGGTGCCTAGCCCCAACAGCCCCGAGCCCAACTGGACGCTGCGCGCACGCCTAGCCACTGGCAGCGCCAAGCTGTGTCTGAACAAGCCCCCCTATTACGTAGACGCCAACCACGGCGTGGTGGGTCTGGCCCAAGCGCCCGGTGTGTCCACCGCGCAGCTGCATGTGCTGCTGCACGCGCCTGCGCTCAAACCCTCGGCACTCAAAACCCACCAAGCCGCACTCATGGAGCGCTTGGGGCCCGTGCCGCTGCCGCCAGTGCTGGACACCCTCATCACGCTCAAAGACGTGGTGCCCACCGCACGCCTGCACCTGCGCCCCAACCTACCCGAAGACGTGCCCGAGGTGGGCATGATTCAAGCCGAGCTGCGCTTTGACTACGCGGGCCATGTGGGCTGGTGGGCGGGCCACGGCAACACCGTGGTGCTAGAAAACGCGCAGGGCCGCTACCTGCTACACCGCGACACCGCCGCCGAGCTCGACGCCGTCACACGCCTGTTCGACTTGGGCTTGCAAGCCGGTGACAACGGCGTGTTTGGCATTCCCGGCGACCAGGCCCAACATGCTTGGCTGCACTGGGCCGACACCGGCTACCAAGCCCTGCGTGACGCAGGCTTTGCCGTCTCGGTGGACGACACACTCACCGACTGGATCACCCATGCCGACGCGCTGGATGTGCGCATGCGCCCCGAAGGCGAGGACGAGGCCACATCGCCCTGGTTTGAACTCTCACTGGGCATGGAGATCAACGGCCAGCGCCACAACATCTTGCCGCTGCTGCCCGAGCTGATTGCGGCGGCCGCCAACAGCCCGCTGGACCCCGAGACCGGCCAGCCCCAAATTCCGCCCTATGTATACCTGCCCTCTAGCCTCAGCAAAGGCTTTTTGCGCCTGCCCACCGAGGCCTTGAAGCCGTGGATGGCGGCGCTTTTGGAAATGGTGGGCGAGCGCCCCAAAGACTTTGCCGCCGAGAGCTTGCGCCTAAACCGCCTAGACGCCATGCGCACCACGGCTTCCTTGGGCGAGGGCGCGCTGTGGGAGGGCGCCAGCGCCTTGCAGGCCATGGTCAAGCAGCTCGCGGGTGCCACCGCCCTGCCCGAGGTGCCCGTGCCTGCCAGCGTGCAAGCCAGCCTGCGCCCCTACCAGCAGCAAGGCCTGAACTGGCTGCAGTTTTTGCGCAGCCATGGCTTGGGTGGCATCTTGGCCGACGACATGGGCCTGGGCAAAACCCTGCAAACGCTAACCCATATCCAGGTGGAGAAAGACGCAGGCCGCCTAACCGCCCCCGCGCTCATCATTGCGCCTGTGAGTTTGATGGGCAACTGGCTGCGCGAGGCCCAGCGCTTTTGCCCGCAGCTGCGCACCCTGGTCTTGCATGGCAAAGAGCGCCACACCGTGGCCGCCAACATGGCCGAGCACGACATTGTGATTGCGCCCTACTCCCTCTTGATGCGCGACCGCGAGCGCTGGCTAGAGACCCAGTGGCATATCGTGGTGCTGGACGAGGCGCAAAACATCAAAAACGCCAACACCAACGCCGCCCAAGTGGTGAACCAGCTGCAGGTGCGCCACCGCTTGTGCCTCTCGGGCACTCCCATTGAAAACCACTTGGGCGAAATTTGGAGCCTGTTCCACTTCCTGATGCCGGGATTCTTGGGCAGCCAAGCGCGGTTTAACCAGCTGTTTCGCACGCCCATTGAGCGCCAGGGCGAGCCGGAGCGCCTGGGCCAGCTGCGCGCCCGCATCACCCCCTTCATGCTGCGGCGAACCAAGGCCTTGGTGGCCCACGAGCTGCCCCCCAAGGTGGAAACCGTCATGCGCGTGGAGCTGCAAGGCCAGCAGGCCGACCTGTACGAAACCATTCGCTTAGGGATGGAAAAGTCGGTGCGTGAAGCACTCAACGCCAAGGGCTTGGCCAAGTCGCACATCACCATCTTGGACGCATTGATGAAACTGCGCCAAGTGTGCTGCGACCCGCAGCTGCTGGACATGCCCGCCGCACAAGCCGTGACCAGCTCGGCCAAGCTAGAGCAGCTGATGGACATGCTGCCCGAAATGATTGCCGAGGGGCGGCGCATTTTGCTGTTCTCGCAATTCACCGGCATGCTCAGCCGCATTGAACAAGAGCTCAAAAAGGCCGGGTTGCGCTGGACCAAGCTCACGGGCCAAACCCAAAAGCGCGAAGAGGCCATTGCCAGCTTTACCAGTGGCGAGGTGCCGCTGTTTCTGATCAGCCTCAAGGCTGGTGGCGTGGGCCTGAACCTGCCGCAGGCCGACACGGTGATCCACTTCGACCCCTGGTGGAACCCCGCCGCCGAAGCCCAGGCCACCGACCGCGCCCACCGCATTGGCCAAACCCAAAGCGTGTTTGTCTACAAGCTGGTAGCACAGGGCACGATTGAAGAGCGCATCTTGGACCTGCAAGAGCGCAAAGCCAGCTTGGCCGACAGCCTGTACAGCGGCGCCACGGGGCGCAAGGAGCCCTTGTTTACCGAGAGCGACTTGGCAGAGTTGCTCAAACCCTTGAGCGA is from Rhodoferax aquaticus and encodes:
- a CDS encoding AsmA family protein; translation: MKALRWVGLGVAAVLVLLAAAVAILYALFDGDKVKAELSRAMLQDKQRTLVIAGKPQLSVWPDVGIALDGVSLTERNSTAQFMKLDSARVSVALMPLLSKRVEVRALELNGLQATVVKKKDGTLSISDLLGDTQHDHAYDPAKPDANTPRSPLQVDVASIRMSNAQFTWRDEKAGTSTAVSNLSLSTGRVQADTGQKTAQVQSLLLSVKGESNKEAFDLALDVPRLVVAADKSSGEAVKLRASLNGVGRKADVLLTLSGVEGNAQGFKVGSLNLGLDALSGEATVKGQLSSPVAVNMTAQTVSLPTLTGSLDIAHPAMPMKQLRLPLSGSLSANLAQQTANLALNTQVDASKVQSKVNVTQFSPLALAFDLGVDQLNIDTYLPPKPAAAGGASGGASGGAASAAASEPLDLSALKGPRVGGVLRVGALQVSGLKLSQLNATLKLSGGRLDVAPLSMNLYEGTANGALSVNAAGNAVSLKQTLAGVRINPLMQDLLHKDLLEGRGNVVLDVQTQGPHVLAMKKALSGSAALSLKDGAVKGINLAQSLRDLKSKLGQADSTQQAKAGEKTDFSELSASFKIASGVAHNEDLAMKSPFIRLSGAGDIDVGLGQMNYLAKATVVGSAEGQGGKDVSQLKGLTVPVRVSGPFEQLSYKLEFGSMVSDLAKAKVEEKKEEIKTQIKNQVEDKAKDLLKGILGR
- a CDS encoding putative bifunctional diguanylate cyclase/phosphodiesterase codes for the protein MFAAYEVGSFAIAILGLAFAAVWLNDRTNRAALYWCVAHFSLAASSFTGFRYQETQNLGWVAISTVGTIVFLVFLWAANAALRQQDTTPKQWALHGLAITLGLLLAWLLGGQPWGRLYVFCLLVWSYGYSAYLFFWQLKMPWVAGAFAIRCLTYLPKLENFAPFADLPIASWATVLGWLSSVYLGTVLIHAAVQQSSRRLNQALRHLPHAIVAQRADNSVVFCNEAFLRLAKAPHIQQLKNHMDNNPWALQLMQLIQFTATPVPMGNTLIREIELCPPEGTSFPAEITFSHFDDFGSAVRITQIRDLSERKNAENARIRQLTTDDLTGLPNRNYLEQQLQTSLHLCKENGGQYALLLIDVDHFKQLNDAFGHRQGDVVLKTLAQQLLAQCTTDELLVRLGGDEFALLTQASLATDPHSTWDSRAQALCQALVQSVDQGDLSFRLGVSIGVTTVSATSTSAQDLLQQAELAMYEAKKRGRGSHVFFDATMNDALTDALRLEGALHQAVPQGELTLHYQPIVVAGTAKLHKLEALLRWTSASLGPVSPARFIPMAEQSTLIVELGNWVIHEAMRQRAAWQQQTAHPPIISINVSARQFAQENFVPMLLAATQHHGVQPSAFELELTEYTLVADNPAIALHLQALRACGFSISLDDFGTGYSSLSYLARFNLHTIKIDRSFITNLETDARSQALVKAIIAMGHSLGLAVVAEGVETPAQQAFLVAEQCDYLQGYLFGRPAPASTFLEEHS
- a CDS encoding MFS transporter is translated as MPHSNTTHWPRILVLWLCGIFAAIQFAKISFAFSPLREWYAVSPAQMGLVLSTVGMVGLVAGVTVGLYAHAIGYKRLLLGGLCLGAVLALVQSWLPPYGWFWATRVLEGASHLAVVVSAPTLIAQSCAPRHRSIAMGLWSTFVGVAFALTAAVGAAALAQFGLPGFLRLHAGGMALMALAAYALVPADPLGRVRQWHHPSAVPRQHVQIYTQWATALPGLCFSCYTIMAVALLTFLPQLAGADRGWLAVVLPLMSIAGNFCAGWLAQLWLSPLVLVRVALGAVGASALALWLASAVGFSIAPFAMALMLMAGLAGGSAFALIPFLSHEPLVQSRANGAVAQMGNLGSTLGPPLFAALIAQLGVAGLALAVVVFAGLGIGLATVGARQHSGAP
- a CDS encoding endo-1,4-beta-xylanase, yielding MSIGSLLRFAALAAMVVGTPVAGSAEKTPASLAQRFAGHFKIGAAVEPWQLTGSEAPLLAQQFNSLTAENVMKPSRLQPNEGEFTFAKADAIVAYAKAKGMAVRGHTLLWHQRTPDWFWKDASGEPATRELVLARLQSHIATVVGRYKSTIGVWDVVNEVVDPSQPGCLRDNAWLRVVGPDYVDWAFRYAHDADPKAKLFINDFATTRHDKRACLVQVVQGLLDRGVPVHGVGHQMHVSVYEPTAQEVDETLSTFAHMGLGNQITELDMSLYPRRAYLLDDTIANLLELQAQRYAELMQVFLAHPEIDSVTFWGISDDHTHLTQGLEWWRREKPLLFDDEQEPKAAFWEVLKLVP
- a CDS encoding DEAD/DEAH box helicase yields the protein MEISYLPNGLWFDPRSLQKLVPDGYWTRGLGLYRNQKVLSIEIDPDAGHWIVQGEVQGTEAEPYEVHVETALTPDNRIAFWDCECSCAVGSDCKHGVALMLKAAYHGLQVLSEDGGELQPRAQGLRHGPSPEELEASRQAAQARADEATRRLAEEKLMGWLDALDQAGGAVPANAPVPSDARARDNIKPEQYLYLLTIQGAQTLRPVLYLEAVVAYPKVTGGWSKPKAIKTAPSPGQVVYDRATDNDKQVLQLLRAMPDANNYRFGYTYSAQAALQGTVGEIALTLAASTGRLFMDDGKGSAGTQVQMGPVQELLWHWQEVPSPNSPEPNWTLRARLATGSAKLCLNKPPYYVDANHGVVGLAQAPGVSTAQLHVLLHAPALKPSALKTHQAALMERLGPVPLPPVLDTLITLKDVVPTARLHLRPNLPEDVPEVGMIQAELRFDYAGHVGWWAGHGNTVVLENAQGRYLLHRDTAAELDAVTRLFDLGLQAGDNGVFGIPGDQAQHAWLHWADTGYQALRDAGFAVSVDDTLTDWITHADALDVRMRPEGEDEATSPWFELSLGMEINGQRHNILPLLPELIAAAANSPLDPETGQPQIPPYVYLPSSLSKGFLRLPTEALKPWMAALLEMVGERPKDFAAESLRLNRLDAMRTTASLGEGALWEGASALQAMVKQLAGATALPEVPVPASVQASLRPYQQQGLNWLQFLRSHGLGGILADDMGLGKTLQTLTHIQVEKDAGRLTAPALIIAPVSLMGNWLREAQRFCPQLRTLVLHGKERHTVAANMAEHDIVIAPYSLLMRDRERWLETQWHIVVLDEAQNIKNANTNAAQVVNQLQVRHRLCLSGTPIENHLGEIWSLFHFLMPGFLGSQARFNQLFRTPIERQGEPERLGQLRARITPFMLRRTKALVAHELPPKVETVMRVELQGQQADLYETIRLGMEKSVREALNAKGLAKSHITILDALMKLRQVCCDPQLLDMPAAQAVTSSAKLEQLMDMLPEMIAEGRRILLFSQFTGMLSRIEQELKKAGLRWTKLTGQTQKREEAIASFTSGEVPLFLISLKAGGVGLNLPQADTVIHFDPWWNPAAEAQATDRAHRIGQTQSVFVYKLVAQGTIEERILDLQERKASLADSLYSGATGRKEPLFTESDLAELLKPLSD